From Phaeodactylum tricornutum CCAP 1055/1 chromosome 11, complete sequence, one genomic window encodes:
- a CDS encoding predicted protein, with the protein MYSEIHFVDILDMPMKSGSPFDTNFPVSSDHLTLWPSDIVAPTREHVGSALDARNHNTLHATVDTLLWQSLASVMLPGATINMVVKASRLIVQKSPLAVPVLVSQWLPTAMGLGSIPLIVQPIDNGVDYILDRSTRQWWTVVGASTEVHVVDQKSQ; encoded by the exons ATGTATTCCGAGATTCACTTTGTCGATATCTTGGATATGCCAATGAAGTCGGGGAGTCCTTTCGATACCAATTTCCCGGTCTCGTCCGACCATCTTACGTTGTGGCCTTCGGATATTGTTGCGCCGACGCG CGAGCATGTGGGAAGTGCCCTTGACGCACGGAACCATAATACCTTGCATGCCACGGTCGACACCCTGCTATGGCAAAGTCTCGCCAGTGTTATGCTTCCAGGGGCCACGATAAACATGGTTGTGAAGGCGAGCCGACTTATAGTTCAGAAATCTCCATTGGCTGTTCCAGTCCTTGTGTCGCAATGGCTGCCGACAGCGATGGGATTGGGATCGATTCCCTTGATTGTACAGCCAATCGATAACGGCGTTGACTATATTCTGGATCGTAGCACACGACAATGGTGGACAGTAGTGGGAGCATCTACGGAAGTACATGTCGTAGACCAGAAATCCCAATGA
- a CDS encoding predicted protein (unknown function; similarity to bacterial Virulence factor with pectin lyase fold and Polymorphic membrane protein of Chlamydia; unknownn protein), translated as MHTAKVVQRFSFCRLLQQWLLLGTLLAGRPGVSAFCDELSDPSWDSLVDWMTLVEPLGFGIVCPFQISGSACPKIETSFEVTSPNFYIICANFLGGSGDSCLLDCPSTHISIAPYSQLILEGWTLRSTKGTPAVVVESNAEFVAYGSTFENNQNTVGNGGAIFADTYSTVVLEDSSFVENFALNGGALYSLGTVVIVNGNFQRNKAIESGGAVYLDGPLGSSASIRTSRWEGNRARVIGPSVFQNSTDVAIQTQGNTACNNLNFEALSYCDGIEDGSRKCLPFGEKCTFSTSAPTSIPTLTQSLVPTSSSIESPTQIPASRPSLRPTLAGATPTVTPINTPSDVPSLVEAATLSTAVPAGLDFTSDAPSPVPLTPVPTRMLSNIPSDVPSLVPTSKASTDVLTAKVFTSGVPSLIPTIINRE; from the coding sequence ATGCATACCGCGAAAGTAGTTCAACGTTTCTCTTTTTGTCGATTACTGCAACAATGGTTGTTGCTCGGTACACTCCTCGCGGGGCGTCCAGGCGTTTCAGCTTTCTGTGATGAACTTTCAGACCCTTCTTGGGATTCCTTGGTTGATTGGATGACACTGGTCGAGCCTTTGGGGTTCGGTATTGTCTGCCCTTTTCAAATCTCTGGATCTGCTTGTCCGAAGATCGAAACATCCTTCGAAGTTACATCCCCAAACTTCTACATTATCTGCGCGAATTTTCTGGGCGGATCGGGGGATTCCTGCTTGCTTGACTGTCCTTCTACGCATATATCAATAGCTCCTTATTCTCAATTGATTCTGGAAGGCTGGACTTTAAGAAGCACAAAAGGAACGCCCGCAGTAGTTGTGGAATCAAACGCTGAGTTTGTTGCCTACGGCTCAACTTTTGAAAACAACCAAAATACCGTTGGAAACGGTGGTGCCATTTTCGCCGATACATATTCGACGGTAGTTTTGGAAGATTCTTCTTTTGTGGAAAACTTTGCTCTTAATGGTGGTGCACTATACAGTTTGGGCACTGTAGTCATTGTGAATGGCAATTTTCAGAGAAACAAAGCAATAGAAAGCGGAGGTGCGGTCTACTTGGATGGACCCCTCGGAAGTTCGGCTAGCATCCGTACCAGTCGCTGGGAAGGAAACCGTGCCCGTGTTATTGGGCCTTCCGTATTTCAGAACTCAACTGACGTTGCTATACAAACACAAGGAAATACCGCATGTAACAATTTGAATTTCGAAGCACTTTCGTATTGTGACGGAATTGAAGATGGCAGCCGAAAATGCTTGCCGTTTGGAGAGAAATGCACCTTTTCAACTAGTGCCCCTACATCAATCCCTACCTTGACTCAATCTCTGGTTCCAACATCAAGCTCAATTGAGTCTCCCACTCAAATTCCAGCGTCGCGTCCGTCACTGCGCCCAACACTGGCTGGAGCAACACCTACAGTAACACCAATCAATACACCGTCCGATGTCCCATCACTTGTTGAAGCCGCCACTTTGTCAACTGCAGTGCCTGCCGGTCTTGATTTTACATCTGACGCACCATCACCTGTTCCATTAACACCAGTACCTACACGGATGCTAAGCAATATACCGTCTGATGTCCCATCCTTGGTCCCAACATCAAAAGCATCAACTGACGTGCTGACTGCGAAAGTATTTACTTCCGGCGTCCCTTCACTTATTCCAACTATTATAAACAGAGAATAG
- a CDS encoding predicted protein, protein MYAVALTALVVLTTTEAFQTPRFHSLDVTSKLFSARVQDASSVMQDVRAELAKNEDANLMLQALRGQNLNDDDSAVAGLQMRLVDIAPKENEALPFDYNPQALKEFFSKRPLAVATRILQLLSVGGIFAFNTIFDQLLGRVKNNPDLEVQRAAELRDLITSLGPFFIKIGQALSIRPDVLSPRSMVELQKLCDKVPSFDSTIAFATIEAELGRPVEDIFSEITPEPVAAASLGQVYKAVLRDTGETVAVKVQRPSVLETVSLDLYLARELGILARNIPALTDRLDAVGLLDEFAFRFYQELDYNLECENGIRIEKEMRVLPMVVIPRNYPQYTARRVHVAEWIEGEKLSQSKADDVGALVNLGVITYLTQLLDSGFFHADPHPAILDFGLMTEVTDDQKYGMVEAIAHLLNRDYTEIGQDFINLDFIPKGTDTTPIVPALTKVFDVALAGGGAKSINFQELSADLAQITFDYPFRIPPYFALVIRAISVLEGIALVGNPNFAIIDEAYPYIARRLMTDRSPRLRAALRYMIYGRENEFDAENVIDLLQAVEKFSAVRNQGDGTAYKVDGVRGSKAVGSAGDFRGSQQVDTSDRNTNIDGGRFRISSEMGVNDVGELATADSRDPLQVVEAKNDERTVREGLRFFFSPEGEPFREFMLEEVVTVVDASGRQAVQELFRRVGLGNVPVPAFFRRLSPELTDADRRIVQQIGKLVQFLLGDFEGTVNNSDTSARVLTGFWDFVGSSVN, encoded by the exons ATGTACGCGGTCGCATTGACTGCGCTCGTCGTACTGACAACGACCGAAGCCTTTCAGACACCTCGCTTTCACTCGCTCGACGTTACGAGTAAGCTATTTTCCGCTCGAGTACAGGATGCGAGTTCGGTGATGCAAGATGTACGGGCAGAGCTGGCCAAGAACGAAGACGCCAATCTCATGCTGCAAGCTTTGCGGGGACAAAacttgaacgacgacgactccgcTGTCGCTGGACTCCAGATGCGTCTGGTGGATATTGCACCCAAAGAAAACGAGGCTCTACCCTTTGACTACAACCCCCAGGCACTGAAAGAGTTCTTTTCGAAGCGACCTCTTGCTGTTGCTACTCGAATTCTGCAGTTGCTGTCGGTAGGAGGAATCTTCGCGTTCAACACCATTTTTGATCAGCTTCTGGGCCGTGTCAAGAACAATCCGGATTTGGAAGTTCAACGAGCGGCGGAACTTCGCGATCTGATTACTTCTCTGGGTCCCTTCTTTATTAAGATTGGGCAAGCGTTGAGTATCAGACCTGATGTGTTGAGCCCACGTTCAATGGTCGAATTGCAGAAGCTATGCGACAAGGTCCCCTCGTTCGATTCAACGATAGCCTTTGCAACAATAGAAGCAGAGTTGGGACGTCCGGTGGAAGACATATTTTCTGAGATCACCCCTGAACCGGTGGCGGCCGCTAGTCTTGGACAGGTATACAAAGCTGTTTTGCGGGATACTGGCGAAACAGTGGCCGTGAAAGTCCAAAGGCCTTCGGTTTTGGAAACCGTTTCTCTGGATTTGTATCTTGCCCGCGAACTCGGTATACTTGCTCGGAACATTCCCGCACTGACAGATAGGTTAGACGCTGTCGGTTTACTGGATGAGTTCGCGTTTCGCTTCTATCAAGAGCTAGACTACAATCTAGAATGTGAAAACGGTATTCGTATTGAGAAAGAAATGCGTGTTTTGCCGATGGTAGTGATTCCCAGAAACTACCCGCAGTACACAGCGCGACGAGTTCACGTGGCGGAGTGGATTGAGGGTGAAAAGCTTTCACAAAGCAAGGCCGACGATGTCGGAGCTTTGGTCAACTTGGGTGTAATTACCTACCTGACACAGCTTCTCGACTCGGGCTTCTTTCATGCTGACCCTCATCCTG CGATTCTCGATTTTGGGCTAATGACTGAGGTCACAGACGATCAAAAGTACGGGATGGTAGAAGCTATCGCTCATCTTCTCAATCGTGACTACACAGAAATTGGACAAGATTTCATCAATCTCGACTTTATTCCCAAAGGGACCGATACAACTCCTATTGTCCCTGCATTGACGAAAGTGTTTGATGTTGCTCTGGCAGGTGGCGGGGCTAAGAGTATCAACTTTCAAGAATTGTCGGCCGATTTGGCACAGATTACATTCGATTACCCATTCCGCATTCCTCCATACTTTGCATTGGTCATCCGGGCCatttctgttttggaagGAATTGCTTTAGTCGGAAACCCAAACTTTGCCATTATTGATGAGGCCTACCCATATATTGCTCGGCGCTTAATGACTGATCGATCACCGCGTCTCCGTGCTGCTTTGCGCTACATGATATATGGTCGTGAAAATGAGTTTGATGCAGAAAATGTTATTGATTTACTGCAGGCAGTAGAAAAATTCTCTGCTGTAAGGAATCAAGGTGATGGAACAGCTTACAAGGTGGACGGTGTTCGAGGATCGAAGGCGGTTGGTTCTGCTGGAGATTTTCGTGGATCACAGCAGGTGGATACTAGCGACCGAAACACAAATATCGACGGCGGACGATTTCGTATATCGTCGGAAATGGGTGTGAATGATGTCGGCGAGCTGGCAACGGCTGACTCCCGAGATCCACTCCAGGTGGTGGAAGCCAAAAATGATGAAAGAACGGTTCGGGAAGGCTTAAGATTCTTCTTTAGTCCGGAAGGTGAGCCCTTCCGGGAATTCATGCTGGAAGAAGTTGTCACAGTGGTTGACGCATCAGGACGTCAGGCCGTACAGGAATTGTTTCGTCGCGTAGGTCTCGGAAACGTGCCGGTTCCTGCTTTTTTCCGCAGACTCAGTCCGGAGCTTACCGATGCCGACCGTCGTATAGTCCAACAGATTGGCAAACTAGTACAGTTTCTTTTGGGGGACTTTGAAGGTACCGTGAACAATTCTGACACGAGCGCCCGGGTCC TTACGGGATTTTGGGACTTTGTTGGTAGCTCGGTTAACTGA
- a CDS encoding predicted protein, which produces MELSLERGYSSFSRKRSKASAGLKEDASLCHVCQETPAAVVVRLPALRTTKLSHPQMYCLLHYYSSSAIRTDVKYVTVLDQEELNRQLPAVQELFSEAYVSLQQELSEQSARAFSRHQHDPLAILHDLNKKSRKAPPAATPKKVDYSAGGFIREVPLPERLLHTQQQQARLQSHLISRMEKASESARPTSKISDLSRRRPSSRKSIWNVVMDQPTKKQNSAKGEISTERKKYAIHPDTTIVDDTTCSACGSHQVEIVGSNTSRNQDATKGEIWGNKDRGDETVTRYRCLNCARTWNEED; this is translated from the coding sequence ATGGAACTTTCACTTGAAAGGGGTTATAGCTCATTCTCGCGCAAACGGAGCAAGGCATCGGCTGGTTTGAAAGAAGACGCTAGCCTTTGTCATGTCTGTCAAGAAACACCTGCCGCAGTGGTTGTACGATTGCCCGCTCTTCGGACGACAAAACTTAGTCATCCGCAAATGTACTGCCTTCTTCACTACTACTCATCGAGCGCTATTCGTACAGATGTAAAGTACGTTACCGTACTTGATCAAGAGGAACTGAATCGACAACTCCCGGCCGTTCAAGAATTGTTTTCTGAAGCGTACGTTTCTCTACAACAAGAGCTTTCGGAGCAATCCGCACGGGCCTTTTCTCGCCACCAGCATGACCCACTCGCCATCTTACACGATCTTAACAAGAAGTCTCGAAAGGCACCGCCAGCGGCTACACCTAAAAAGGTTGACTATTCTGCCGGAGGGTTTATACGAGAGGTTCCCTTGCCCGAACGACTACTCCACacccaacagcaacaagctCGACTGCAGTCGCACTTGATTTCTCGTATGGAGAAAGCGTCAGAATCCGCGCGTCCTACTTCCAAAATATCGGATCTCTCTCGACGAAGACCTTCCAGTCGTAAATCGATCTGGAATGTTGTTATGGATCAACCGACGAAAAAACAGAACTCGGCTAAAGGGGAAATATCCACCGAAAGAAAGAAGTACGCCATTCACCCCGACACGACGATAGTGGACGACACGACGTGCAGTGCTTGTGGAAGTCATCAAGTTGAGATCGTCGGTTCCAATACCAGTAGAAATCAGGACGCTACCAAGGGCGAGATTTGGGGAAATAAGGATCGGGGCGACGAGACTGTTACCCGGTATCGATGTCTAAATTGTGCCCGTACATGGAACGAAGAGGACTAG
- a CDS encoding predicted protein produces MKLFAKRKRTVDAKAKSRCETFQSDKQVEELLIQDPSTWNAKQRRMINRYQDRKATEATETLTGATDGEALIKETIDRNEAKRQSKVSSDDGIRLPDEGNDEAVSESKELGDLDIESTGDDNTGATNIKDENNGVDDELQLLLDKINSKQRRKISRSVERGELSPADAKKEAQTVLAESIPKEASRPSQDIDLDKPEPHADGSPKKKRRRKGGEIDLSKLSPEERLRREDQRRRQQEAADRAARAPSGHSHPLNSERRRANRRKPKWSRKQAVAVGNEHDSSGYHMRRNQDVVVK; encoded by the coding sequence ATGAAGCTGTTTGCCAAGCGAAAACGAACTGTAGATGCGAAAGCGAAATCTCGTTGCGAGACATTCCAATCTGACAAGCAAGTTGAGGAGCTGCTGATACAGGATCCGAGTACTTGGAACGCCAAACAGCGGCGTATGATCAACCGATACCAAGACCGCAAAGCTACTGAAGCCACTGAGACTCTGACGGGCGCCACAGATGGGGAAGCATTGATAAAAGAGACAATTGACAGGAACGAGGCCAAACGACAAAGCAAAGTGTCATCTGATGATGGAATTAGGCTTCCTGATGAAGGGAATGATGAAGCCGTATCCGAGTCGAAAGAACTCGGAGACCTTGACATTGAGTCTACAGGTGACGATAATACCGGTGCAACGAACATAAAAGATGAGAACAACGGAGTTGATGATGAGCTTCAACTTTTGTTGGATAAGATCAATTCTAAGCAAAGACGGAAGATCTCGAGAAGTGTAGAAAGGGGCGAGCTTTCTCCCGCAGATGCCAAGAAAGAAGCACAGACTGTTCTGGCCGAATCAATTCCCAAGGAAGCTTCTCGTCCCTCGCAGGATATTGACCTAGATAAACCAGAACCTCATGCAGACGGATCGCCTAAAAAGAAACGCCGGCGTAAAGGGGGTGAAATAGATTTGAGTAAGCTATCCCCGGAAGAACGCCTACGTCGGGAAGACcagcgtcgtcgccaacaagAAGCTGCAGATCGTGCTGCCAGGGCACCTTCCGGACACAGCCACCCGTTGAACTCCGAACGACGGCGTGCCAATCGCCGGAAACCGAAGTGGTCCAGAAAGCAAGCGGTAGCAGTAGGCAACGAACACGACTCGTCAGGTTACCATATGCGAAGAAATCAAGACGTAGTGGTGAAGTAG
- a CDS encoding predicted protein, translated as MADAASLRQLLRTIDGSAPAIESSAGSMMRHYDRSATVAVTEWRNALQTARPDQLLPLLYVANETLQNSKRNRGNKFLEAFSPILGQALTHICQADRSATEKVRRTVKIWGDRRVFSVRFVNELLRGLEDYRGNGPAPPPDNDEASFSPAVTDPPPPTSESNDATMENETSRGDGTKNNDDDDHDDILDLLDQDDDQDKQSSEDDDGHLFGSNSDNPKLSVQLDLDAAAASKAVLSARKAKRRRGSMGSTSSDGKRQRRRRSVLSANNLVDVWNRLTSLEQSFEHAQYTLHKIDAVTAKTSATDLEDVVGDELQVNYKQVVGFQAQISTQRQSLHAIAEERHALEQEAIRYVPWLEKALQQDGEDLDFCDKLEAKLISFGKVHGAIRQARDKRVEDERRQEQAREEAKRRRLEKEEEARFRQAALSKETEGKPGMVWNPVSREYQPINTDESWRDN; from the coding sequence ATGGCTGACGCCGCTTCGTTGCGACAGCTGTTGCGAACGATTGATGGTTCCGCTCCGGCGATTGAGAGTTCGGCAGGATCCATGATGCGACACTACGATCGTTCCGCAACGGTGGCCGTCACGGAATGGCGTAATGCGCTGCAGACGGCAAGGCCGGATCAGCTGCTTCCGCTCTTGTACGTGGCGAACGAAACCTTGCAAAATTCGAAGCGTAATCGAGGCAACAAGTTCCTCGAAGCCTTTTCCCCCATTTTGGGTCAGGCGCTGACGCATATTTGTCAAGCCGATCGATCTGCGACGGAAAAAGTCCGCCGGACGGTAAAGATTTGGGGGGACCGTCGAGTCTTTAGTGTGCGGTTTGTAAATGAGCTCCTCCGCGGATTGGAAGACTATCGAGGCAACGGCCCGGCACCACCTCCggacaacgacgaagctTCGTTTTCGCCCGCCGTAACCGACCCTCCGCCGCCCACCAGCGAGAGCAACGACGCTACAATGGAGAACGAGACTAGTCGGGGCGATGGTACGAagaacaacgacgacgacgatcatGACGACATTCTGGACCTTCTGGATCAAGACGATGATCAAGACAAACAGTCTTcagaggacgacgacgggcATTTGTTTGGGAGCAACTCGGACAACCCGAAGCTCAGTGTGCAATTGGACTTGGATGCTGCCGCCGCAAGCAAGGCGGTTTTATCCGCGCGTAAGGCCAAACGTCGTCGCGGCAGTATGGGCAGTACCAGCAGCGACGGCAAACGCCAACGACGTCGTCGATCAGTTCTATCCGCCAACAATCTTGTGGACGTTTGGAATCGTCTGACCAGTCTGGAGCAATCCTTTGAACATGCTCAGTACACTTTGCACAAGATTGACGCAGTCACTGCCAAAACGTCGGCTACGGACTTGGAGGACGTCGTAGGAGATGAGCTACAGGTCAACTACAAGCAAGTTGTTGGCTTTCAAGCGCAAATTTCTACCCAGCGTCAAAGTTTGCATGCAATTGCTGAAGAACGGCACGCATTGGAGCAAGAAGCGATTCGGTATGTTCCCTGGTTAGAAAAGGCGCTGCAACAGGATGGGGAAGATCTGGACTTTTGCGACAAGCTAGAAGCAAAGCTGATATCCTTTGGGAAAGTTCATGGCGCGATTCGCCAAGCTCGTGACAAACGAGTCGAAGACGAAAGGCGTCAGGAACAAGCGAGGGAAGAAGCAAAGCGTCGAAGGCTTgaaaaggaggaagaagcGCGATTCCGACAAGCTGCCCTCTCGAAAGAAACTGAAGGAAAACCAGGTATGGTTTGGAATCCTGTTTCACGCGAGTACCAGCCTATTAATACGGACGAATCCTGGAGGGACAATTAG
- a CDS encoding predicted protein encodes MASRQQAVNNFENSKLQCLGKRDKSSAGRIDPKAVDICAVINKLEQYYTTSSCAGRCFLYRGPGVKSTNQFTRFRVSHEKICDPLRYFNLETLDNDFTGGGDPVRSVGQYDQEDHNRGTVQAEDDEILQRERYGSTSIVGMSEGDSIWLRFEPFILHVACRSLAAASALMAAARPAFKNVGLTTWKQNSRYLVAIWGDEGLDMPLSIPGASRLLIPNVDDLTFLPYWLATLVNERHERNWSKIIRFTQAVRDMKLINDDSDVEADNRFLLMTANQNASKIPRSFDVVGDIALIHNISTDDPEERKHIGDAIMQKNKAIKIVAVRESSLHGIERAPGKAGVAIIAGMQRSPLITTHCEYGIKCVVDLQHTFFSPRMGPERLRICQQVARGENVLVLFAGVCMDALQIAGRTEASTILAVDMNPIATECGTRALRMLVRNKAVKTDGAADRLRIIEGEVSQVLERLPRNFFDRVLAPRPKEGNMDGDLGSGDGGITFLRAFLPVMNQNGGECHWYDFVADHEFPECARTRSLVESVCNHQGLSMEVLHVASVGSVAMRQLRICLDFRIFPMTKEETVSL; translated from the coding sequence ATGGCTTCCAGGCAGCAAGCGGTGAACAACTTCGAAAATAGCAAACTTCAGTGTCTTGGAAAACGAGACAAGTCGTCCGCCGGACGAATAGATCCCAAGGCCGTCGACATTTGTGCCGTTATCAATAAACTCGAACAGTATTATACGACCTCATCATGTGCGGGTCGCTGCTTCTTGTACCGAGGCCCGGGAGTCAAGTCAACCAACCAATTTACCAGATTCCGTGTTTCTCATGAAAAAATCTGCGATCCACTCCGTTATTTCAATCTCGAGACGTTGGACAATGACTTTACTGGAGGTGGCGACCCCGTACGATCGGTCGGACAATATGATCAAGAGGATCACAATCGTGGTACAGTACAAGCCGAAGATGACGAAATTCTGCAAAGAGAGCGATACGGCTCTACTAGTATTGTTGGCATGAGTGAAGGTGATTCAATTTGGTTGCGCTTCGAACCTTTCATTTTGCATGTGGCCTGTCGTTCCTTGGCTGCGGCATCAGCTCTTATGGCTGCGGCTCGACCAGCGTTCAAAAATGTAGGGCTGACAACCTGGAAGCAAAATTCGAGGTACCTTGTTGCGATTTGGGGCGACGAAGGCCTAGACATGCCTTTGAGTATACCGGGTGCAAGCCGTTTATTGATACCTAATGTTGATGATTTAACGTTTCTACCGTATTGGCTAGCAACCCTCGTCAATGAGCGCCATGAACGAAACTGGAGCAAAATTATCCGTTTTACCCAAGCTGTTCGCGATATGAAATTGATCAATGATGACAGCGACGTTGAGGCTGATAATCGCTTTCTTTTAATGACGGCAAATCAAAACGCTTCAAAAATTCCAAGGAGTTTCGATGTTGTTGGTGACATAGCATTGATCCATAACATATCTACTGATGATCCTGAGGAGAGAAAGCATATTGGAGATGCGATTATGCAAAAGAACAAGGCTATTAAAATCGTGGCAGTTCGAGAATCAAGTTTGCACGGGATTGAACGAGCTCCGGGAAAAGCGGGTGTCGCTATTATTGCTGGAATGCAGAGGTCACCTTTGATTACTACACATTGTGAATACGGTATTAAGTGCGTGGTTGATCTGCAGCACACTTTTTTTAGTCCACGAATGGGACCCGAACGCTTGCGAATTTGTCAGCAAGTGGCACGCGGAGAAAACGTTTTGGTTCTGTTTGCTGGAGTATGCATGGATGCACTTCAGATTGCCGGCAGAACAGAGGCAAGCACAATTCTCGCTGTGGATATGAATCCCATTGCGACAGAATGTGGCACTAGAGCCCTGCGTATGTTGGTACGAAACAAGGCAGTCAAGACGGATGGAGCGGCTGACCGTTTGAGAATCATTGAGGGCGAAGTTTCGCAAGTTCTCGAAAGGCTGCCGAGAAACTTCTTTGATCGCGTCTTGGCTCCAAGGCCAAAAGAAGGCAACATGGACGGAGATCTCGGCTCGGGTGATGGTGGAATTACTTTCCTGAGGGCATTTTTGCCCGTCATGAATCAAAATGGAGGAGAGTGTCATTGGTACGATTTCGTTGCTGATCATGAGTTTCCAGAATGCGCTCGGACTCGAAGTCTTGTGGAATCGGTTTGCAATCATCAAGGCCTTTCAATGGAAGTACTGCATGTAGCTAGTGTCGGCAGCGTTGCCATGCGGCAGTTACGCATATGTCTAGATTTTCGTATATTTCCAATGACAAAGGAGGAAACTGTAAGCTTGTAA